The DNA segment gtgattgagtccttatgaacattttaaaaaaatgtgtctttagttatTGTAACgttgtcttataatttaaaatattaaatgaaacaaattatcaagataaaaaattaattaNNNNNNNNNNNNNNNNNNNNNNNNNNNNNNNNNNNNNNTTGACAAGAATTattgtagaataaaatacaattataataaaatacttgattgtatatgtaataaaattttgtgtatttcatatatgtttgatctatttcatttataaggttgaaattttatatattatgatttaagatttgttatacatcttaatatcaataaattcactaaaaatgtatatattaatttccGCTACTATATTATTCTGGTTTCGCCCCAAACttttgtgtattcgtttgtNTTGACAAGAATTattgtagaataaaatacaattataataaagtacttgattgtatatgtaataaaattttgtgtatttcatatatgtttgatttatttcatttataaggttgaaattttatatattatgatttaagatttgttatacatcttaatatcaataaattcactaaaaatgtatatattaatttccGCTACTATATTATTCTGGTTTCGCCCAAAACttttgtgtattcgtttgtttgaatttattattcctcattttaccaagacccataatatgtcaaacatgaaagtgaatattaatttaaagagatgataatatttatatattgtaataaacatatttacccCTCACAATAttgataaaactaacttaaaaataatatgttgacgacCATATTGTCATGAATcgaaaaatacaactcaaatgttaattttgacactcaattttgagtgactgccaaaatgtctcaacaacccacaatttttggacaagataataacatcacaattttgaaatcaaactgatatttttcattttatatcaagaattcatgattgaaaattgataatattatatatatagatatttaatataaactcgtgcgagctcatttaggctcacctttaaatgagtcgacaaaatttcaacccaactcacttAAACTGTTTGGCGGTGCAAGCCAAACCAACAtacccaacccaaattgacggctcaaatcacaacgatcttttaccgtgttttatttaaataatttataaatataaacagcAAAAAAATTTCTGttgcaaaaaactttaatttaaacacataaattctagcaaactgtcacatgagaacatgaaaaaaaattaataagataccaaagaaaattcacaatttgataatgagttatttctaaactttaattaatttaatttacataataaaaagataaataaaaaatctaaataattggattaaaaataacatattataatgtgggtatgcataaaaaaacaaaatactaatttacataatgaaaagatatcattggataaaaataacatattataatatgaGTAGacagaaaaaattaaatattaaaaatcacatatatttaaaatatgaatgaagAGAATGAAAATACACActtaaaataagtaattaatgtaaaacaaacaattaataaggagaCAAATGGAAACTCACATGattagacataaaaaattaaatattaaaaatcacatatatttaaaatatgaataaggagaatgaaaagacacaattaaaataaataattaatgtaaaacaaacaattaataaggagacaaatgaaaattcacatataaagtcacatatttatatatactagaaataatgcGCGTGTGTTGCACGTGAGAAACATATGTTGaaataattagaatttgaaataaaattacttaaGTCAACAACAAACaatgataatagtattgtaaattttgacaattcgtgttaattagcatatgtaactaatttggaaaaaaaaacatatttttttaattttaataaaagatttggactactaaaatttttatcatatcttttttatcatattgttttcttttgttatttgtcatattctctcaataatgtatatattttattataatattcaattattagaatcctttttgacaatcaacgatatgcaattttttatttacaatgttgtttgattattattctttttcatgtaaattgacaacaatttctactggatgcttttactttcctagtcacctttaatttattagacacttatacttgataacatttcggaaattcggttttcaaattaaaaaaattcggttatataggttaattcgatcggttcggtacgtcaaaattttgaaatcgactAATCGAATTAactgatataataaatattattatttaataaattcttattgtttatcaattttaatatatatttttatttttaatttttaaatcagccctaattctaaagaaaaatttgtgatgtatgtgattttatgtttttatgcatttgtgtagattgtagtgttcaaaaaaattacatatataattaaagttaaatcacaatttttttaaaaaactaatcggttaattcggtcaccaaccgaattaaccgattttaattcggttcgattttcatcggttatgaaaattaattcggtcggttatgttattgctaaatatttcggttcggtccggttatgactaattcggttcggtcggtaacagaaccgaccgaatgctcacccctaattattataacaatctatcatcacataaaaagtactgatggattgatttaaataaatattgattaaatgttgtcatttatttgcaatttataataataatatttttgacaataaatcatctttttactgactcttatgacacttattttaatatttcatattaactcataagtataattagcacaatcaaattactaatgtcatatcGTTATTacctcaagaaaaataatatatttagtttttctaattgtttaaatatcttaacgggaacatttgtgtacccttatcttgagaaaaattcattacatttataaagtttgaacgataaatataactttatagtatacatttaatttggaaactgaattcattCTATGACACACACTTcttccatttctattttttgtgtaacccaaaagagttaatatttgttttcttttatcttctccaactcattgtacaaagttataaaaaaatatttatatctagaaaaaaaatttatttattgtttttcttgtctatatattttgttatatgtgagcatatattctacttcattgtcttaattgtcatatatctttactatataatttgtgtacattgaagatgaataagttcattttgtagttttttattacctggacttaggttgatatattaatatgtgatatacatagatataagaattttcaaattcaatttattcacaatgatttttcataattaaggccaactcaaaataataaaaattaggattcataattattttaaatatgatataaaaataatacgtggaaactttttttgacattttagttgcaaaatacagtgataaatNNNNNNNNNNNNNNNNNNNNNNNNNNNNNNNNNNNNNNNNNNNNNNNNNNNNNNNNNNNNNNNNNNNNNNNNNNNNNNNNNNNNNNNNNNNNNNNNNNNNNNNNNNNNNNNNNNNNNNNNNNNNNNNNNNNNNNNNNNNNNNNNNNNNNNNNNNNNNNNNNNNNNNNNNNNNNNNNNNNNNNNNNNNNNNNNNNNNNNNNNNNNNNNNNNNNNNNNNNNNNNNNNNNNNNNNNNNNNNNNNNNNNNNNNNNNNNNNNNNNNNNNNNNNNNNNNNNNNNNNNNNNNNNNNNNNNNNNNNNNNNNNNNNNNNNNNNNNNNNNNNNNNNNNNNNNNNNNNNNNNNNNNNNNNNNNNNNNNNNNNNNNNNNNNNNNNNNNNNNNNNNNNNNNNNNNNNNNNNNNNNNNNNNNNNNNNNNNNNNNNNNNNNNNNNNNNNNNNNNNNNNNNNNNNNNNNNNNNNNNNNNNNNNNNNNNNNNNNNNNNNNNNNNNNNNNNNNNNNNNNNNNNNNNNNNNNNNNNNNNNNNNNNNNNNNNNNNNNNNNNNNNNNNNNNNNNNNNNNNNNNNNNNNNNNNNNNNNNNNNNNNNNNNNNNNNNNNNNNNNNNNNNNNNNNNNNNNNNNNNNNNNNNNNNNNNNNNNNNNNNNNNNNNNNNNNNNNNNNNNNNNNNNNNNNNNNNNNNNNNNNNNNNNNNNNNNNNNNNNNNNNNNNNNNNNNNNNNNNNNNNNNNNNNNNNNNNNNNNNNNNNNNNNNNNNNNNNNNNNNNNNNNNNNNNNNNNNNNNNNNNNNNNNNNNNNNNNNNNNNNNNNNNNNNNNNNNNNNNNNNNNNNNNNNNNNNNNNNNNNNNNNNNNNNNNNNNNNNNNNNNNNNNNNNNNNNNNNNNNNNNNNNNNNNNNNNNNNNNNNNNNNNNNNNNNNNNNNNNNNNNNNNNNNNNNNNNNNNNNNNNNNNNNNNNNNNNNNNNNNNNNNNNNNNNNNNNNNNNNNNNNNNNNNNNNNNNNNNNNNNNNNNNNNNNNNNNNNNNNNNNNNNNNNNNNNNNNNNNNNNNNNNNNNNNNNNNNNNNNNNNNNNNNNNNNNNNNNNNNNNNNNNNNNNNNNNNNNNNNNNNNNNNNNNNNNNNNNNNNNNNNNNNNNNNNNNNNNNNNNNNNNNNNNNNNNNNNNNNNNNNNNNNNNNNNNNNNNNNNNNNNNNNNNNNNNNNNNNNNNNNNNNNNNNNNNNNNNNNNNNNNNNNNNNNNNNNNNNNNNNNNNNNNNNNNNNNNNNNNNNNNNNNNNNNNNNNNNNNNNNNNNNNNNNNNNNNNNNNNNNNNNNNNNNNNNNNNNNNNNNNNNNNNNNNNNNNNNNNNNNNNNNNNNNNNNNNNNNNNNNNNNNNNNNNNNNNNNNNNNNNNNNNNNNNNNNNNNNNNNNNNNNNNNNNNNNNNNNNNNNNNNNNNNNNNNNNNNNNNNNNNNNNNNNNNNNNNNNNNNNNNNNNNNNNNNNNNNNNNNNNNNNNNNNNNNNNNNNNNNNNNNNNNNNNNNNNNNNNNNNNNNNNNNNNNNNNNNNNNNNNNNNNNNNNNNNNNNNNNNNNNNNNNNNNNNNNNNNNNNNNNNNNNNNNNNNNNNNNNNNNNNNNNNNNNNNNNNNNNNNNNNNNNNNNNNNNNNNNNNNNNNNNNNNNNNNNNNNNNNNNNNNNNNNNNNNNNNNNNNNNNNNNNNNNNNNNNNNNNNNNNNNNNNNNNNNNNNNNNNNNNNNNNNNNNNNNNNNNNNNNNNNNNNNNNNNNNNNNNNNNNNNNNNNNNNNNNNNNNNNNNNNNNNNNNNNNNNNNNNNNNNNNNNNNNNNNNNNNNNNNNNNNNNNNNNNNNNNNNNNNNNNNNNNNNNNNNNNNNNNNNNNNNNNNNNNNNNNNNNNNNNNNNNNNNNNNNNNNNNNNNNNNNNNNNNNNNNNNNNNNNNNNNNNNNNNNNNNNNNNNNNNNNNNNNNNNNNNNNNNNNNNNNNNNNNNNNNNNNNNNNNNNNNNNNNNNNNNNNNNNNNNNNNNNNNNNNNNNNNNNNNNNNNNNNNNNNNNNNNNNNNNNNNNNNNNNNNNNNNNNNNNNNNNNNNNNNNNNNNNNNNNNNNNNNNNNNNNNNNNNNNNNNNNNNNNNNNNNNNNNNNNNNNNNNNNNNNNNNNNNNNNNNNNNNNNNNNNNNNNNNNNNNNNNNNNNNNNNNNNNNNNNNNNNNNNNNNNNNNNNNNNNNNNNNNNNNNNNNNNNNNNNNNNNNNNNNNNNNNNNNNNNNNNNNNNNNNNNNNNNNNNNNNNNNNNNNNNNNNNNNNNNNNNNNNNNNNNNNNNNNNNNNNNNNNNNNNNNNNNNNNNNNNNNNNNNNNNNNNNNNNNNNNNNNNNNNNNNNNNNNNNNNNNNNNNNNNNNNNNNNNNNNNNNNNNNNNNNNNNNNNNNNNNNNNNNNNNNNNNNNNNNNNNNNNNNNNNNNNNNNNNNNNNNNNNNNNNNNNNNNNNNNNNNNNNNNNNNNNNNNNNNNNNNNNNNNNNNNNNNNNNNNNNNNNNNNNNNNNNNNNNNNNNNNNNNNNNNNNNNNNNNNNNNNNNNNNNNNNNNNNNNNNNNNNNNNNNNNNNNNNNNNNNNNNNNNNNNNNNNNNNNNNNNNNNNNNNNNNNNNNNNNNNNNNNNNNNNNNNNNNNNNNNNNNNNNNNNNNNNNNNNNNNNNNNNNNNNNNNNNNNNNNNNNNNNNNNNNNNNNNNNNNNNNNNNNNNNNNNNNNNNNNNNNNNNNNNNNNNNNNNNNNNNNNNNNNNNNNNNNNNNNNNNNNNNNNNNNNNNNNNNNNNNNNNNNNNNNNNNNNNNNNNNNNNNNNNNNNNNNNNNNNNNNNNNNNNNNNNNNNNNNNNNNNNNNNNNNNNNNNNNNNNNNNNNNNNNNNNNNNNNNNNNNNNNNNNNNNNNNNNNNNNNNNNNNNNNNNNNNNNNNNNNNNNNNNNNNNNNNNNNNNNNNNNNNNNNNNNNNNNNNNNNNNNNNNNNNNNNNNNNNNNNNNNNNNNNNNNNNNNNNNNNNNNNNNNNNNNNNNNNNNNNNNNNNNNNNNNNNNNNNNNNNNNNNNNNNNNNNNNNNNNNNNNNNNNNNNNNNNNNNNNNNNNNNNNNNNNNNNNNNNNNNNNNNNNNNNNNNNNNNNNNNNNNNNNNNNNNNNNNNNNNNNNNNNNNNNNNNNNNNNNNNNNNNNNNNNNNNNNNNNNNNNNNNNNNNNNNNNNNNNNNNNNNNNNNNNNNNNNNNNNNNNNNNNNNNNNNNNNNNNNNNNNNNNNNNNNNNNNNNNNNNNNNNNNNNNNNNNNNNNNNNNNNNNNNNNNNNNNNNNNNNNNNNNNNNNNNNNNNNNNNNNNNNNNNNNNNNNNNNNNNNNNNNNNNNNNNNNNNNNNNNNNNNNNNNNNNNNNNNNNNNNNNNNNNNNNNNNNNNNNNNNNNNNNNNNNNNNNNNNNNNNNNNNNNNNNNNNNNNNNNNNNNNNNNNNNNNNNNNNNNNNNNNNNNNNNNNNNNNNNNNNNNNNNNNNNNNNNNNNNNNNNNNNNNNNNNNNNNNNNNNNNNNNNNNNNNNNNNNNNNNNNNNNNNNNNNNNNNNNNNNNNNNNNNNNNNNNNNNNNNNNNNNNNNNNNNNNNNNNNNNNNNNNNNNNNNNNNNNNNNNNNNNNNNNNNNNNNNNNNNNNNNNNNNNNNNNNNNNNNNNNNNNNNNNNNNNNNNNNNNNNNNNNNNNNNNNNNNNNNNNNNNNNNNNNNNNNNNNNNNNNNNNNNNNNNNNNNNNNNNNNNNNNNNNNNNNNNNNNNNNNNNNNNNNNTGATACCTGACGAAGATGAATTTAGGTTGAGACATTTTGGAAGAAGTGACGGCGTAAGTTTGGGGGATTTAATAGATAGAATGGATGAATATGAGAAGATGCCTATCAAACGTTTATCTCATGTTCAGGGAAAATGCCTATCAATTGAACGATCAGAAGATTGAAGAATTTAggcattattgttgttgttgtatttGGGATAAATTATGGTCGTTggattaaaacatttatatgatagttggattaaaacatttatatgatactttatattgatttttagttaatttatgtgatatttttttactaCATTCGATGTAATAACGATctcatacaaaaaatatatttagagaATGATTCATCAATTGATCAATTATATAACACCATAAAAAATGAAAGCAAGTTGTGATTTGAATTGTATTAGGATTATTGTTTCTAGTCACACAAATTGTAGCTCTTTGGCTCGACCCAATTTGGGTTGAGTGGGTTGCGCCACACAATATAATTTTGGGTTGAGTGGGTGGCGCCACTCAACCCAAAATTGGGTTGAGTGGGTTGCGCCACACAATATATGTGTGGCGCGACCCACTCAACCCAAATTGGGTAGAGTTGGTCGAGCCAAAGAGCTACAATTTGTGTGACTAGAAACAATAATCCTAATACAATTCAAATCACAACTTGCTTTCATTTTTTATGGTGTTATATAATTGATCAATTGATGAATCATtctctaaatatattttttgtatgagATCGTTATTACATCGAATGtagtaaaaaaatatcacataaattaactaaaaatcaatataaagtatcatataaatgttttaatccaactatcatataaatgttttaatccAACGACCATAATTTATCCCaaatacaacaacaacaataatgccTAAATTCTTCAATCTTCTGATCGTTCAATTGATAGGCATTTTCCCTGAACATGGNNNNNNNNNNNNNNNNNNNNNNNNNNNNNNNNNNNNNNNNNNNNNNNNNNNNNNNNNNNNNNNNNNNNNNNNNNNNNNNNNNNNNNNNNNNNNNNNNNNNNNNNNNNNNNNNNNNNNNNNNNNNNNNNNNNNNNNNNNNNNNNNNNNNNNNNNNNNNNNNNNNNNNNNNNNNNNAAAAATTCACgattgaaaattgataatattatacatatagatatttaatataaactcgtgcgaGCTCATTTACGCTCACAtttaaatgagtcgacaaaatttcaacccaactcacATAAACTGTTTGGCGGTGTAGGCCAAACCGATagacccaacccaaattgacagCTCAAATCgcaacgatcttttaccgtgttttatttaaataatttataaatataaaccgcaaaaaaatttcggttgcaaaaaactttaatttaaacacataaattctagcaaactgtcacatgaggacattaaaaaaaaattaacaagattccaaagaaaattcacaattcgataatgagttatttctaaactttaattaatttaatttacataatgaaaagataaataaaaaatctaaatcattggattaaaaacaacatattataatgtgagtatGCATAAAAAAgccaaatactaatttacataatgaaaagatatcattgaataaaaataacatattataatgtgggtaaacataaaaaattaaatataaatattaataagcacacatatttaaaatatgaataaggagaatgaaaagacacatttaaaataagtaattaatgtaaagtaaacaattaataaggagacaaatggaaattcacatataaaatatatataatagatatataatagataatagatatcTTATCTGAATCCTATTTGTGCAATATCAGGCTAGAACCATATTAATTATGGTTGAATAACACATCACAAATTCGCGTCTTCACTCATGAAGTTGGGATCCaacaaagaaagagaaaaaaataatgagAGAACGAGAATAGACAAGAAAAGAGGACAGCTTTGAACACCAATGCATTTTAACAGCAGAAATCAAAACATTTCATGAGACTGGCATTCTAGAATCATCGCCAAATGATACTGAGGCAACAACAAAATCTTAATGCCACCTAACCTTAACTAAGATTAGGCAGCTTAACAATCTGAGAATGAGCGAGGCATACACGTAACATCAAAGTTAAACATGATCATGAAAATAGAAATCAAACATTTCAAATAACTCTGATATGTTGAATTCATGGTCTGTCAAAAATGGAGGACACACCAGATCATTGTAGCAACGTTAATAACAATTCTTCCAAAAGTATAACAAAATCTCAAAACTAATCGTAACTCAAATTAGGCTGATACCCCTGTTTGAAAATCAAATCACTAGACACTAGGTTGTAACAGCTTCTAGTCGAACAAGCTGAATCCCATGTCGTCATCACTCTCCTCCTTTGGTTCCTCCTGGAAATCAAATTATCAAACACAAAATCAATATGATATCAAATGACGATAACAAAAACTTTAAGCAACTGATATCATTAAATTCAAGTTCTTGCTGGGTATAGGAAATTGTGAATCAAACGAGAAGGAACTAAGAAGTAGACTACAATCCTTTATGAGCCATCGGTAATCTATAATAGATTCATGATTTTTTAAGATCCGGCATCTCAAGAATTGCAAGGACATCACTACACCCGACTAACATACCCAAATCCAAACAAAATACCGCACGTGAAAATGAGAAACCAAACAAAATTACCTTCTTCTCCTCGACAACTGGGGCAGCCGCGGTGGCGGAACCAGAAGCAGCACCCCCAGCAGGAGCGGAAACCGCAACGGCAGCACTGCCGCCACCTCCGGAGCCGACGTTCATGACAAGATCTTCGATGTTCCTCTTCTCACAAAGTTTAGCAAATAGACTCGGCCAATACGATTCCACCGTCAACCCACCCGCCTTCACCAGAGCTGCAATTTTCTCCGcctgaaaaacaaaataaaattaaaaaaaaaaaaacttttgatcAAAGGAGGGCAAACACATCACAACCCGATGCATACATCCACAGATGTATTCAGATACGTTTCAATTCTTACAGTGACAGCAATTCCGTCGTCGTAAAGGATCAAAGCCGCATAGGAGCAGGCAAGCTCTGCAACCGACATTGTTATCTTC comes from the Primulina huaijiensis isolate GDHJ02 chromosome 8, ASM1229523v2, whole genome shotgun sequence genome and includes:
- the LOC140983123 gene encoding large ribosomal subunit protein P1-like isoform X2 → MSVAELACSYAALILYDDGIAVTAEKIAALVKAGGLTVESYWPSLFAKLCEKRNIEDLVMNVGSGGGGSAAVAVSAPAGGAASGSATAAAPVVEEKKEPKEESDDDMGFSLFD
- the LOC140983123 gene encoding large ribosomal subunit protein P1-like isoform X1, which codes for MSVAELACSYAALILYDDGIAVTAEKIAALVKAGGLTVESYWPSLFAKLCEKRNIEDLVMNVGSGGGGSAAVAVSAPAGGAASGSATAAAPVVEEKKEEPKEESDDDMGFSLFD